TAGTCTCTCCACGCCATACGAGAGCCTTCATAGCAATGAGGTCAACGACGCCGATAAAGTCTGATTCGTTTCCGATTGGAAGCTGCAAGACAAGAGCTACTGCATTGAGGCGATCCTTGATCATGCCTACGCACTTATCAAATGAAGCACCTGTGCGGTCAAGCTTGTTGATGAAGCAGATACGTGGAACTGAGTAACGATCTGCTTGGCGCCATACTGTTTCAGATTGTGGTTCAACACCTGCAACGCCATCGAATACAGCAACTGCGCCATCGAGCACACGAAGGGAGCGCTCTACCTCAACTGTGAAGTCAACGTGGCCAGGTGTATCAATAATGTTAATGAGATGGTCTTTCCACATACATGTGGTTGCAGCAGAGGTGATAGTGATACCGCGCTCTTGTTCCTGCTCCATCCAGTCCATGGTTGCTGCACCTTCGTGCACTTCACCAATCTTGTATGAGATACCTGTGTAGAAAAGGATGCGCTCAGTAGTAGTGGTTTTGCCCGCGTCGATGTGAGCCATGATTCCAATGTTGCGAACCGTAGCCAGATCGATCTTCTCTACTGTTGACGTTGCCACTTATATTCCTCTTCTCGACGTTTCGTAAGTTCTCGTATTAGTTTTCGTGATTACCAGCGGTAGTGAGCAAATGCCTTATTTGCTTCAGCCATTTTGTGGGTATCTTCGCGGCGCTTTACAGCTGCTCCGAGACCATTTGCTGCATCGATCAATTCATTCTGAAGACGCTCTGACATTGACTTTTCGCGGCGATCACGTGAGTAATCAACGAGCCAGCGAAGAGCAAGTGTTGAAGAACGTGAAGCCTTGACTTCAATTGGCACCTGGTATGTAGCTCCACCAACGCGGCGTGAGCGAACTTCAACAGCAGGCTTGATGTTATCGAGTGCGCGCTTGAGTGTGATCAGTGGATCAACATCTGTCTTCTTGCGTGTGCCTTCGAGAGCGTTGTAAACAATTGCTTCTGCTGTTGAGCGCTTGCCGTGAAGGAGTACACGGTTGATAAGCGCTGTAACGATTGGTGAGCTGTAAACAGGATCAGCAACTACAGGAGTCTTTACTACAGGACCTTTACGTGGCATTAGCTAGCCTTCTTCTCTCTCTTAGCACCGTAACGTGAACGTGACTGCTTACGGTTCTTAACACCTTGTGTATCAAGTGATCCACGAATAATTTTGTAACGAACACCTGGAAGATCCTTAACGCGGCCTCCGCGAACAAGAACGATCGAGTGCTCTTGAAGGTTGTGACCTTCACCTGGAATGTATGCAGTAACTTCCATGCCGCTAGTAAGACGAACACGTGCAACTTTACGAAGCGCAGAGTTTGGCTTCTTAGGTGTTGTTGTATACACACGTGTGCACACACCACGACGCTGAGGTGAACCCTTTAGCGCAGGTGTATTTGTCTTCGTAGTCTTTTCTGCACGACCACGACGCACTAACTGTTGAATAGTTGGCACTACATATCTCCTTTTTGTATCCGTACTTTTACGCTCACTGTCCGACCCACGCGGTCGGGTGTGTTGCTTGTAAAAGCACAGAGGAGAAAGGTATCTGCAGGCACCATGAAAGGTCAAAACGGCCCTTTTACTCCTGAGGCCTCCAAGACAGCCCCATTTTCGCCCTTTTTACCCCTTCGGCGTGTCGCCCATCAGGGCCAGAATCTCCGACTTTGGCTGCCTCACAGTGAAGATCCATCGGGCAAAAGGGCCACTTTTTAGGCTCAGAACTGCCCCTTCTCCCCTGCCCTTCATCGCCACAAAGTCTCGATATCCCAAACCCCTCAAAGTCCCCAAAAGGACCACGTATGGCAGGGCAGTTCCGGGGGCTCGGACCCCTCGCAAGGTGGATGAGCCCCAGAGCTCATCGAAGAATTCAACCTTTTCAACCGAATCGATAGAAGTTCGTGGGCTGGAATGTAGAGCGCCCATCTTCTCCCAGAAGGAGAGCTCAAGGATCAACTCATCGCCAATCTTCACCACTGTAGCCATGGTGAAATTCTAATGGGAAAAGAAAAATACCCGCCGCAATATCTGCGACGGGTATTTCTCACTAATGAATTAGCGAGGAATCTCCACTTCATCAAGGCGAACTGCTTCACCTGAACCACCTTGATCAAATGGTGTGAAGTCATACTCGTCATAAGCTGCGTAAACCGCTGCCTTTGCCTCTTCCGTTGGCTCAACTCGGATATTGCGGTAACGGGCAAGGCCTGTACCTGCTGGAATCAACTTACCGATGATGACGTTCTCCTTAAGACCCAAGAGTGGATCAGATTTCTCAGAGAGCGCAGCATCTGTAAGCACGCGAGTTGTTTCCTGGAATGAAGCAGCTGACAACCATGACTCTGTTGCAAGTGATGCCTTGGTGATACCCATAAGTTCTGGGCGACCAGATGCAGCCTTGCCACCGGTTGTAACAACGCGACGGTTTTCAGCTTCAAAGCGACCGCGTTCAACGAGTTCACCTGGAAGCATTTCAGTATCGCCAGCTTCAAGAACTGTGATGCGCTTAAGCATCTGGCGAACGATTACTTCGATGTGCTTATCGTGAATGCCTACGCCTTGTGAGCGGTAAACAGATTGGATTTCGTTAACCAAGTGAACCTGAGTTGCACGTGGTCCAAGAATACGAAGTACCTGCTTTGGATCAATTGCGCCGACGACCATCTTCTGGCCAACTTCAACGCGTGTTCCTTCTTCAACAAGTAGCTTCTGACGGCGTGTGATTGGGTAAGCAACTTCTTCGCCACCATCATCAGGGGTTACGATGATTTTCTTACCCTTTGCATCTTCACGGAATGTCACAACGCCTGCAGCTTCTGCGATTGGCGCAACACCCTTAGGTGTACGTGCCTCGAAGAGCTCGACGATACGTGGAAGACCGTGAGTAATGTCATCACCTGCAACGCCACCAGTGTGGAAGGTACGCATTGTGAGCTGTGTACCTGGTTCACCGATTGACTGTGCAGCGATAATTCCGACTGCTTCACCAACTGCAACGAGTTGACCTGCAGCAAGTGAGCGACCGTAGCAAGCTGCGCACTGTCCGACCTTGCTATCGCAAGTAAGAACTGAGCGAATCTTGACTTCATCTACTCCAGCTGCAACAAGTGCATCGATGACGCGGTCACCAAGATCTGAGCCAGCCTTAGCAAGAACTTCACCATTGACTTCAATGTCCTCAGCCAATGTGCGGCCATAGACAGATGTTTCAACGTGATCGTGCTTAACAAGGTTGCCAGCTTGCTGACGGATAGCGATGGGAAGTGCGAGACCACGATCGGTTCCACAATCTTCTTCGCGAATAATCACATCTTGTGCAACGTCGCAGAGACGTCGTGTGAGGTAACCAGAGTCAGCGGTACGAAGCGCTGTATCTGCAAGACCCTTACGTGCACCGTGTGTAGAGATGAAGTACTCAAGAACAGACAAGCCTTCACGGAAGTTGGACTTAATTGGGCGAGGAATAATTTCACCCTTTGGGTTTGCAACGAGTCCGCGCATACCTGCGATCTGACGAATCTGCATCATATTTCCACGAGCACCTGAGAAGACCATCATCCAGACTGGGTTCAGACGTGGGAAGTTATCTTCCATTGACTTTCCAACTTCAGCAGTTGCCTTAGTCCAGATCTCAATGAGTTCCTGGCGACGCTCGTCATCTGTGATGAGGCCCTTTTCGTACTGTGATTGAACCTTGTCAGCTTGTGTTTCATAGCCGTCGAGGATTTCACGCTTACGAGGAGGTGTTACAACATCTTCGATACCGATTGTTACGCCAGCACGAGTTGCCCAGTGGAAACCGAGTGACTTCAGTGCATCGAGTGTCTGTGCAACTGTGACCTTTGGATAGAACTCAGCAAGCTTGTCGACGATTGCGCCGAGAGCCTTCTTAGTTACATCGTGATCAACGAATGGGAAATCATCAGGCAGTGCTTCATTAAAGAGTGCGCGGCCAATAGTTGTCTCGAGAGTTTCTCCCTTAACGCGAATCTTGACCTTTGCCTGCAATGAAACAGAGTGCTGATCGTGAGCCATGATTGCTTCAGCGATAGATCCGAATGCGCGACCTTCACCAAGCTCTGCTTCACGTTCCATAGTCATGTAATAAAGACCAAGAACCATGTCCTGTGTTGGAGATGTGATTGGACGACCGTTAGCTGGTGACAAGATGTTATTTGAAGATAACATCAAGATGCGTGCTTCAGCCTGCGCTTCTGCAGACAATGGAAGGTGAACAGCCATCTGGTCACCGTCGAAGTCAGCGTTAAATGCTGTACATACGAGTGGGTGAATCTGAATTGCCTTACCTTCAACCAGTTGTGGTTCAAATGCCTGGATACCTAAACGGTGAAGTGTAGGAGCGCGGTTCAGGAGCACTGGATGTTCTGCAATTACTTCTTCAAGAACATCCCACACAACTGGACGAGCACGTTCAACCATGCGCTTTGCAGATTTAATGTTCTGCGCGTGGTTAAGGTCAACAAGACGCTTCATTACGAATGGCTTGAAGAGCTCAAGAGCCATCTGCTTTGGCAGACCGCACTGGTGCAACTTCAACTGTGGACCAACAACGATTACTGAACGACCTGAGTAGTCAACGCGCTTTCCGAGCAAGTTCTGACGGAAACGTCCCTGCTTACCCTTGAGCATGTCTGAAAGTGACTTCAGTGCACGGTTTCCTGGGCCAGTTACTGGACGACCACGACGACCGTTATCGAACAACGCATCTACAGCTTCCTGCAACATACGCTTTTCATTGTTAACGATGATCTCTGGAGCACCGAGATCAGCAAGACGCTTCAAACGATTGTTACGGTTGATAACGCGGCGATAGAGATCATTCAGATCTGAAGTCGCAAAGCGTCCACCATCGAGCTGAACCATTGGGCGCAGATCAGGTGGGATAACCGGTACGCAATCGAGAACCATTGATGCTGGGTGGTTTGTAGTTGTCATAAATGCGTTGACAACCTTCAGGCGCTTGATAGCACGAGTCTTCTTTGCGCCCTTTCCATTTTCAGAAAGATCGGTGAGCATTGCATGCTCTGTCTCGAGGTCGAAAGTTTCTAGGCGACGCTTAATTGCAGCAGCGCCCATATCTCCCTTGAAGTACATGCCGTAACGGTCACGCATTTCGCGGTAGAGGTTCTCATCACCTTCGAGATCTTGAACCTTAAGGTTCTTAAAGCGTGACCAGACATCTTCAAGACGTGTGAGTTCGCGCTCTGAACGCTCGCGGATTGCCTTGAGCTCACGCTCTGCAGATTCACGAACTTTGCGCTTCACATCTGACTTCGCATCTTCAGATTCGAGTTCAGCAATATCTGCCTCGAGCTTCCTTGTACGAGTATCAAGATCTACATCGCGCTTTGTCTCGATCTTCTTGCGATCGTTAGCAAGCTTCTTCTCAAGCTGTGGCATATCTTCTTCACGAGCTTCAGCATCAACTTCTGTGATCATGTAAGCAGCGAAATAGATAACCTTCTCAAGATCCTTTGGAGCAAGGTCAAGTAGGTAGCCAAGGCGTGATGGAACACCCTTGAAGTACCAGATGTGAGTAACAGGAGCTGCAAGCTCGATGTGACCCATACGTTCGCGACGAACCTTTGCGCGTGTTACTTCAACGCCGCAACGCTCGCAGATGATTCCCTTAAATCGAACGCGCTTGTACTTGCCGCAATAACATTCCCAGTCACGAGTTGGTCCGAAGATCTTCTCATCGAAGAGTCCGTCCTTCTCTGGCTTGAGTGTGCGGTAGTTGATTGTCTCTGGCTTCTTTACTTCGCCAAATGACCAATCACGAATATTTTGAGCCGATGCAAGACCGATTCGTAGTTCATCAAAGAAGTTGACATCTAACATAATTGATTCGCTCCTTAAATTTCTTCTACTGAGCTTGGCTCAACTCGTGACAAGTTGATACCTAGTTCTTCGGCGGCACGGAAAATCTCTTCATCGTTATCGCGCATTTCAATTGCGACACCTTCAGAAGAGAGGACTTCGACATTGAGGCAGAGTGACTGCATCTCCTTGATAAGTACCTTGAATGACTCAGGGATACCTGGTTCTGGGATGTTCTCGCCCTTAACAATGGCTTCGTAAACCTTGACGCGTCCGAGAACATCGTCAGATTTAATAGTGAGCAACTCTTGGAGTGTGTATGCGGCGCCGTAAGCTTCAAGTGCCCACACCTCCATCTCACCAAATCGCTGACCACCGAATTGAGCCTTACCACCGAGTGGTTGCTGAGTGATCATTGAGTATGGACCAGTTGAACGTGCGTGGATCTTGTCATCAACCAAGTGGTGGAGCTTCAAGATATACATGTATCCAACTGAAATTGGAGTTGGGTATGGCTCGCCAGAACGGCCGTCGAATAGACGAGCCTTTCCTGAGCGACCAATAAGTTGATTGCCATCGCGGTTTGCAAGTGTTGAAGAGAGAAGACCTGAAATTTCATCTTCTAACGCACCATCGAAGACCGGAGTTGCAAGGTTGGTTCCTGGTGCGCCCTTTTCTGCGCCGATCTCCTTAAGGTGGTTTGCCCACGCTTCAGAGACACCAGATACATCCCAACCTGTCTTTGCAACCCAACCGAGGTGCATTTCAAGAACCTGTCCAACGTTCATACGTCCTGGAACACCAAGTGGGTTCAAGACAACATCGACTGGAGTTCCATCTTCAAGGAATGGCATATCTTCCACTGGAAGAATCTTTGAGATAACACCCTTATTACCGTGGCGACCAGCAAGCTTGTCACCATCTTGAATCTTGCGCTTCTGCGCAACATAGACGCGAACCAACTGGTTCACACCTGCTGGAAGCTCGAAGCCTTCTTCAGATTCGAAGATCTTTACGCCGATAACTTTTCCTGATTCACCGTGTGGAACCTTGAGTGATGTATCGCGAACTTCGCGAGCCTTCTCACCAAAGATTGCACGGAGCAAACGCTCTTCTGGTGTGAGTTCAGTTTCTCCCTTAGGAGTTACCTTTCCAACCAAGATATCTCCTGGCACAACATCGGCGCCAACGCGGATGATTCCGCGCTCGTCGAGATCTGCAAGAACTTCTTCAGAGACGTTAGGGATATCGCGAGTGATTTCTTCGGCACCAAGCTTGGTATCGCGTGCATCAACTTCATACTCCTCGATGTGGATTGATGTAAGAACATCATCCTGAACCAGGCGCTGCGAAAGGATGATTGCATCTTCGTAGTTGTGACCTTCCCATGACATAAATGCCACGAGGAGGTTCTTACCAAGTGCCATTTCACCGTTTTGTGTACAAGGACCATCTGCGATGACTGAGCCAACTTCTAGCTTCTGGCCTTCAGTAACAACAACCTTCTGGTTGTATGAAGTTCCCTGGTTAGAACGTGTGAACTTAGCGAGTGAATATGTTTGGTAAGTACCGTCATCGCCCATGACCTTAACTTCATCAGCTGCGACTTCACTTACTACGCCAGCCTTTGTTGCTGTGACAACGTCACCAGCATCGACAGCTGCGCGGAATTCCATACCAGTACCGATAAATGGTGCTTCTGCACGCATCAAAGGAACTGACTGACGCATCATGTTAGAACCCATGAGTGCGCGGTTTGCATCATCGTGCTCGAGGAACGGAATCATTGCTGTTGCAACAGAAACCATCTGACGAGGAGATACATCCATGTAATCCACTTCATCAGCAATGATGTATTCAACTTCGCCACCGCGACGACGTACGAGTACGCGTGCTTCTGCGAAGTGGCTATCTGCTGTGAGTGGAGCATTTGCCTGAGCGATGATGTGCTCATCCTCTTCATCAGCTGTGAGGTAATCAACCTGATCGGTGACCTTACCCTTCACAACCTTGCGATAAGGAGTTTCGATAAATCCAAATGCAGTTACTCGTGCATATGTTGCAAGCGAACCGATAAGACCAATGTTTGGACCTTCAGGAGTTTCGATTGGACACATACGACCGTAGTGAGATGGGTGAACGTCACGAACTTCAAAGCCCGCGCGATCACGAGAGAGACCGCCAGGTCCGAGCGCTGAAAGACGACGCTTGTGTGTAAGACCTGAAAGTGGGTTTGTCTGATCCATGAACTGTGACAACTGAGATGTTCCGAAGAACTCCTTGATTGATGCAACAACCGGACGGATGTTGATCAGCGTCTGTGGAGTAATTGCTTCGACATCTTGTGTAGTCATACGTTCGCGAACAACACGTTCCATACGTGAGAGTCCGATACGAACCTGGTTCTGAATAAGTTCACCAACGGTACGAAGGCGACGGTTACCGAAGTGATCGATATCGTCCTTCTCAACGCGAACTTCGCGGCCGTAATCCATTGTGAGATCGCCGCGGTGCAACGCTACGAGGTAGCGAAGTGTTGCGACGATATCTGAGATTGTGAGCATGCTCTGTGAGAGCTCAAGATCTAGACCGAGCTTCTTATTGACCTTAAAGCGACCGACCTTGGCCAAGTCATAACGCTTAGGGTTGAAGTAAAGGTTTTCAATGAGGTTCTGTGCAGCTTCCTTCGTTGGAGGCTCACCAGGACGCATCTTGCGATAGATATCAAGGAGCGCTTCATCCTGTGTCTTCACAGTGTCCTTATCAAGAGTTGCCATCATTGAAGCGAAGTCACCAAACTCCGTGCGAATTTGTTCATCGGTCCAACCGAGAGCCTTAAGAAATACTGTTACAGATTGCTTACGCTTGCGATCGATACGAACGCCGACGAGATCCTTCTTATCAACTTCGAATTCAAGCCAAGCACCGCGGCTTGGAATGATCTTTGAAGTAAATACATCTTTATCTGATGTCTTTTCAATTTGACGTTCGAAATACACGCCAGGTGAACGAACAATCTGTGAAACAACAACGCGCTCTGTTCCGTTAATAACGAAAGTTCCACGTGGTGTCATAACAGGGAAGTCGCCCATGAAGACTGTCTGCGACTTAATTTCGCCAGTCTCGTTGTTAGTAAATTCTGCAGTCACGAAGAGTGGCTGTGCATATGTCATATCGCGTTCTTTGCAATCAGCGATTGAATACTTAGGTGGCTCGAAGCGGTGGTCGCGGAATGAGAGCGACATCGTTCCTTGGAAATCTTCGATTGGTGAAATCTCTTCAAAGATTTCTTCCAAACCGGACTTCGCAGGAAGTTCTCCACGATTGGTGTTGGTTGATTCAGCAAGACGTGAACGCCATAGATCGTTACCAAGTAACCAGTCAACGCTTTCAACTTGCAGCGCGAGCAGATTTGGAACTTCTAGCGGTTCACGGATCTTTGCGAACGAAATACGACGGGGGGCAGTTGAACTCTTTTTCGCGGCCAAGAGATGTCCTTCCAGACAATATGCACTTATGTATGGACACGCACAACTAGAAGGCCCCCACCGCTATATGCAATGACCTTTAGAGAAAATATGCGAAGGGGAAGAGTATCGGCTCACCCCCTATGGGGGCAAACCGAAGGGTTATACCCCCAAGCAGGGGGATTTGTCAGCCCGTTGGGGATAAAAAAGGCCCGGCCCCATGCGGGAACCGGGCCTTCTCTCTGAGAAACTTACTTAACTGTGACCTTTGCGCCAGCTGCTTCAAGAGCTGCCTTTGCCTTATCTGCAGTCTCCTTGTTGACCTTCTCAAGAAGGGTTGCTGGAGTTGCATCGACGAGATCCTTAGCTTCCTTAAGACCAAGAGCTGAGTTGAGGTTACGAACTTCCTTGATAACCGCAATCTTCTGTGCGCCTGCTTCTTCGAGGATAACTGTGAACTCATCCTGTGCTTCAGATGCGCCGCCGCCTGCTGCTGCTGCGCCACCTGCTGCTGCAACTGGTGCTGCAGCTGTTACATCAAACTCAGTTTCAAATGCCTTGACGAACTCTGAGAGTTCAACAAGTGACATTTCCTTGAACTGTGTCATCAAATCTGCTTGTGAGAGCTTTGCCATTTTTATTTTTCCTTTTCTTTATTCCGCTGGAGTTTCTGCTGCATCTGTTGCTTCTGCAGCAACTTCAGCGACAACTTCTTCTGTTACAACTGCTTCAGCAACTGGTGCTTCCGCTTCTACTGCTGGAGCTTCTTCAGCTACTGGAGCTGGAGCAGCTTCTGCGACAGGTGCAGCCGCTGGTGCGCCTGCCTCCATCTTGATGCGAAGTGCATCGAAGGTACGCGCTGCCTTAGCAAGCGATCCCTTCATAGCACCAGCAAGCTTTGCAAGAAGTACTTCGCGTGACTCGAGGTCTGCGAGCTTCATGATCTCTGCTGTTGTAACAAACTTTCCTTCGTAAATTCCACCCTTGATGATAAGAAGTGGATTTTCCTTCTGGAAGTTCTTTAGGTTACGAGCTGCATCGATTGCATCGCCCTTAATGAATGCAACAGCTGATGGACCAGCGAGAAGATCATCTGAGATGTCTACGCCAGCGTTCTTCGCTGCAATCTTTGTAAGAGTGTTCTTTACGACGCTGTACTTGGTATCTGCACCAAGGCTGCGGCGTAGAGCCTTCATCGAAGTCACGGTAAGACCGCGATATTCGGTGAGGTATGTAGCAGTAGCTGACTTGAAGTCTTCAGTCATTTCAGCAACTGCTGCTGCTTTATCTGGGCGAGCCATTCGGTTCACCTTTCCTGTTAGTGACCACAGGCAATAAAAAATCCGTGACGCGTAAATGCGCACGGATTAATGTGAACACCTACGCGGGCTGAGATTCCTCAATTATCAAGTTCTTTCGAACCTGACCTGCGGTCTTTGGTTATGGGTAAATCTTAAGCAGGGGACCTGAACTGGTCAAATCCCCTGCCTAATAGAGCTAGTTAGCTGATGGTTCGCGTGTGAGGTTTGGATCTACAGCGATTCCAGGTCCCATCGATGATGAGACAACAGCCTTTGCGATGTAGCGACCCTTTGAAGAGTTTGGCTTCACGCGAAGTACTTCTTCAAGAGCTGCTGCATAGTTATCTGCAAGTTGTTCTGCAGTAAATGATGCCTTGCCGATGATGAAGTGAAGGTTTGAGTTCTTATCAACGCGGAATTCAATCTTTCCACCCTTGATGTCATTAACAGCCTTAGTGACATCTGTTGTCACTGTTCCTGTCTTTGGGTTTGGCATCAATCCACGTGTTCCGAGGACCTTACCGAGACGACCAACCTTGGCCATCAAATCTGGAGTTGCAACAACTGCATCGAAGTCCAGGCGTCCCTTTGAAACTTCATCAATGAGTTCATCGCCACCGACGATATCTGCACCAGCTGCGCGAGCTTCTTCAGCGCGCTCACCGTTAGCAAATACCAAGACGCGAGCTGTCTTACCTGTGCCGTGTGGCAAGTTAACAGTTGAACGAATTGCTTGATCAGCCTTCTTTGGGTCAACGCCAAGAACGAGTGCAACATCAATTGTTGAGTCGTACTTAGTTGTTGTTGTCTCTTTAGCAAGTGTTACTGCCTGAAGAGGTGTGTAGAGGTGGTCCTTGATGACCTTCGCTGCTACTTCGTTGTACTTCTTTGAGCGCTTCATTTCTTCCTTCTTTCTTGTATTTCTACAAGCTAGCGGTTGTGGTTAGCGAACCAGCGCGGTTCTCCCACATCTCATAGCCACCGTGGCTATAAGAAATTTACTTATGCAGAGACTGTGATTCCCATTGAACGAGCAGTTCCTGCGATGATCAAAGCTGCTGCATCAATGTCATTTGCATTGAGATCAGCCATCTTTGTATTTGCAATCTCCTTGACCTGAGCCATGGTGATATTTGCAACCTTGTTCTTGTGAGGAATCGCTGATCCCTTTTCAACTCCAGCTGCCTTAAGGATCAGGCGTGATGCTGGAGGAGTCTTTGTGATGAAGTCGAATGAGCGATCCTCGTAGACAGTGATCTCTACAGGAATGATCTGGCCCTTTTGTGATTCAGTCGCAGCGTTATATGCCTTGACGAACTCCATGATGTTCACACCATGCTGTCCGAGCGCAGGACCTACTGGTGGAGCAGGTGTTGCTGCGCCAGCTTGGATCTGCAACTTGATGAATCCGGTGACCTTCTTCTTTGGTGCCATTTCTCTTCTCTTTTCCTTATTGGTTTCTTAAAGCTTCTGTACTTGAGCAAATGAAAGTTCTACGGGTGTTTCGCGACCGAAGATTGATACCAATACCTTGAGCTTTGCCTGCTCTGGCATGATCTCCGAAATTGATGCAGGAAGCGTTGCAAATGGGCCATC
The genomic region above belongs to Candidatus Planktophila dulcis and contains:
- the rpsG gene encoding 30S ribosomal protein S7 codes for the protein MPRKGPVVKTPVVADPVYSSPIVTALINRVLLHGKRSTAEAIVYNALEGTRKKTDVDPLITLKRALDNIKPAVEVRSRRVGGATYQVPIEVKASRSSTLALRWLVDYSRDRREKSMSERLQNELIDAANGLGAAVKRREDTHKMAEANKAFAHYRW
- the rpsL gene encoding 30S ribosomal protein S12, with amino-acid sequence MPTIQQLVRRGRAEKTTKTNTPALKGSPQRRGVCTRVYTTTPKKPNSALRKVARVRLTSGMEVTAYIPGEGHNLQEHSIVLVRGGRVKDLPGVRYKIIRGSLDTQGVKNRKQSRSRYGAKREKKAS
- a CDS encoding DNA-directed RNA polymerase subunit beta' gives rise to the protein MLDVNFFDELRIGLASAQNIRDWSFGEVKKPETINYRTLKPEKDGLFDEKIFGPTRDWECYCGKYKRVRFKGIICERCGVEVTRAKVRRERMGHIELAAPVTHIWYFKGVPSRLGYLLDLAPKDLEKVIYFAAYMITEVDAEAREEDMPQLEKKLANDRKKIETKRDVDLDTRTRKLEADIAELESEDAKSDVKRKVRESAERELKAIRERSERELTRLEDVWSRFKNLKVQDLEGDENLYREMRDRYGMYFKGDMGAAAIKRRLETFDLETEHAMLTDLSENGKGAKKTRAIKRLKVVNAFMTTTNHPASMVLDCVPVIPPDLRPMVQLDGGRFATSDLNDLYRRVINRNNRLKRLADLGAPEIIVNNEKRMLQEAVDALFDNGRRGRPVTGPGNRALKSLSDMLKGKQGRFRQNLLGKRVDYSGRSVIVVGPQLKLHQCGLPKQMALELFKPFVMKRLVDLNHAQNIKSAKRMVERARPVVWDVLEEVIAEHPVLLNRAPTLHRLGIQAFEPQLVEGKAIQIHPLVCTAFNADFDGDQMAVHLPLSAEAQAEARILMLSSNNILSPANGRPITSPTQDMVLGLYYMTMEREAELGEGRAFGSIAEAIMAHDQHSVSLQAKVKIRVKGETLETTIGRALFNEALPDDFPFVDHDVTKKALGAIVDKLAEFYPKVTVAQTLDALKSLGFHWATRAGVTIGIEDVVTPPRKREILDGYETQADKVQSQYEKGLITDDERRQELIEIWTKATAEVGKSMEDNFPRLNPVWMMVFSGARGNMMQIRQIAGMRGLVANPKGEIIPRPIKSNFREGLSVLEYFISTHGARKGLADTALRTADSGYLTRRLCDVAQDVIIREEDCGTDRGLALPIAIRQQAGNLVKHDHVETSVYGRTLAEDIEVNGEVLAKAGSDLGDRVIDALVAAGVDEVKIRSVLTCDSKVGQCAACYGRSLAAGQLVAVGEAVGIIAAQSIGEPGTQLTMRTFHTGGVAGDDITHGLPRIVELFEARTPKGVAPIAEAAGVVTFREDAKGKKIIVTPDDGGEEVAYPITRRQKLLVEEGTRVEVGQKMVVGAIDPKQVLRILGPRATQVHLVNEIQSVYRSQGVGIHDKHIEVIVRQMLKRITVLEAGDTEMLPGELVERGRFEAENRRVVTTGGKAASGRPELMGITKASLATESWLSAASFQETTRVLTDAALSEKSDPLLGLKENVIIGKLIPAGTGLARYRNIRVEPTEEAKAAVYAAYDEYDFTPFDQGGSGEAVRLDEVEIPR
- the rpoB gene encoding DNA-directed RNA polymerase subunit beta; amino-acid sequence: MAAKKSSTAPRRISFAKIREPLEVPNLLALQVESVDWLLGNDLWRSRLAESTNTNRGELPAKSGLEEIFEEISPIEDFQGTMSLSFRDHRFEPPKYSIADCKERDMTYAQPLFVTAEFTNNETGEIKSQTVFMGDFPVMTPRGTFVINGTERVVVSQIVRSPGVYFERQIEKTSDKDVFTSKIIPSRGAWLEFEVDKKDLVGVRIDRKRKQSVTVFLKALGWTDEQIRTEFGDFASMMATLDKDTVKTQDEALLDIYRKMRPGEPPTKEAAQNLIENLYFNPKRYDLAKVGRFKVNKKLGLDLELSQSMLTISDIVATLRYLVALHRGDLTMDYGREVRVEKDDIDHFGNRRLRTVGELIQNQVRIGLSRMERVVRERMTTQDVEAITPQTLINIRPVVASIKEFFGTSQLSQFMDQTNPLSGLTHKRRLSALGPGGLSRDRAGFEVRDVHPSHYGRMCPIETPEGPNIGLIGSLATYARVTAFGFIETPYRKVVKGKVTDQVDYLTADEEDEHIIAQANAPLTADSHFAEARVLVRRRGGEVEYIIADEVDYMDVSPRQMVSVATAMIPFLEHDDANRALMGSNMMRQSVPLMRAEAPFIGTGMEFRAAVDAGDVVTATKAGVVSEVAADEVKVMGDDGTYQTYSLAKFTRSNQGTSYNQKVVVTEGQKLEVGSVIADGPCTQNGEMALGKNLLVAFMSWEGHNYEDAIILSQRLVQDDVLTSIHIEEYEVDARDTKLGAEEITRDIPNVSEEVLADLDERGIIRVGADVVPGDILVGKVTPKGETELTPEERLLRAIFGEKAREVRDTSLKVPHGESGKVIGVKIFESEEGFELPAGVNQLVRVYVAQKRKIQDGDKLAGRHGNKGVISKILPVEDMPFLEDGTPVDVVLNPLGVPGRMNVGQVLEMHLGWVAKTGWDVSGVSEAWANHLKEIGAEKGAPGTNLATPVFDGALEDEISGLLSSTLANRDGNQLIGRSGKARLFDGRSGEPYPTPISVGYMYILKLHHLVDDKIHARSTGPYSMITQQPLGGKAQFGGQRFGEMEVWALEAYGAAYTLQELLTIKSDDVLGRVKVYEAIVKGENIPEPGIPESFKVLIKEMQSLCLNVEVLSSEGVAIEMRDNDEEIFRAAEELGINLSRVEPSSVEEI
- the rplL gene encoding 50S ribosomal protein L7/L12; its protein translation is MAKLSQADLMTQFKEMSLVELSEFVKAFETEFDVTAAAPVAAAGGAAAAGGGASEAQDEFTVILEEAGAQKIAVIKEVRNLNSALGLKEAKDLVDATPATLLEKVNKETADKAKAALEAAGAKVTVK
- the rplJ gene encoding 50S ribosomal protein L10 translates to MARPDKAAAVAEMTEDFKSATATYLTEYRGLTVTSMKALRRSLGADTKYSVVKNTLTKIAAKNAGVDISDDLLAGPSAVAFIKGDAIDAARNLKNFQKENPLLIIKGGIYEGKFVTTAEIMKLADLESREVLLAKLAGAMKGSLAKAARTFDALRIKMEAGAPAAAPVAEAAPAPVAEEAPAVEAEAPVAEAVVTEEVVAEVAAEATDAAETPAE
- the rplA gene encoding 50S ribosomal protein L1, whose protein sequence is MKRSKKYNEVAAKVIKDHLYTPLQAVTLAKETTTTKYDSTIDVALVLGVDPKKADQAIRSTVNLPHGTGKTARVLVFANGERAEEARAAGADIVGGDELIDEVSKGRLDFDAVVATPDLMAKVGRLGKVLGTRGLMPNPKTGTVTTDVTKAVNDIKGGKIEFRVDKNSNLHFIIGKASFTAEQLADNYAAALEEVLRVKPNSSKGRYIAKAVVSSSMGPGIAVDPNLTREPSAN